The Porphyromonas pogonae genome segment AAATACACGGTTGTAAAGGGGTAAATATTGCAGGGCATATACGGCCTAATACCCATAGCAACAAGGTGAGAACTACAGGGTTTATTACAATGGTCCAAACCGGGATAATAGATTTCTTTGACAAAGACATCAAGCCAATAATAATCCATGACAAGGGAAGCAAGATAAACATGAAGGGATTGAAAGGAGCATTGATACTATTGAGCAAATCCCAGTCTCCCGGTAAAATGCGGGAAGAAAAGGCTCCCACACGATCAATAACAATGTAACTGTAATGATAAAAGCTAAGCATCAATAAAGCGTATACAATGCAAATACTGATAATCAAAGAAAGATTCTTATTGACAAAAATACCGGCCTTATATACAAATACCATACCTGCTATCCAAGAAGGAAACATAAATATGCAACCATAAGAAGCAAGATTAAGAATCGTTTGATCCAAAGTCAAGATACGAGATACAAAATATGATGTCTCTGTTGTAGTCATCTGCACCAAATAATCACATATCGAAATAAATACTCCAGCAAGGATGCTCATAACTATTATGAAGCGATAAAAGTGTCTTTTACTATCCATATTTGAGAATTTATCTGATCTTGGTCAAAAACATTTTACTGTTTTTGACCAAGATTGATTGTTAATCCAGATGAGATATCATATAAGGAGCCCCTTCGGTCTTGATCTTGAGAGGTTCATAAGTATTCTTTTGAGCATTATAGACATAGTAACCGGTACCCTGATCTGAAGCCATCCCGAAAATAACGTCATCACCAGAGATTCCTACGGAAGCAGCCCAACCGGGTGTCCTACCGAATTCCATTCTCTTCACAGTCTTATTGTAAACATCGATTTCAAACGGTTGCATAGATTTGTCTTTGACATAATCAGGCGGATTGCTCGCATAACCCGGTATATTAAGGAAGCCATATACCTTGCCGTTTTTCCAATATACTTTGGTATATATATAAGATGCGTTCTTGCCCGAAGTACCTTCCAATGCAATATTTTTAATAGGGAAATAATAAGATTTATCGAACTCTGTCTGCCCCTTTTGAATTCTCAGAAATCCCTCATTAAGGGCTGGATTATATCCAAACATACCTACACAATATAAATAAATATCCCCTTTTTCATCAATAAAGAAACTTCCTTCAGTAGAATAGGAAGAAGCCATGGTAGCTCTATCATCTTTGATCATCTTGATTGGTTTGTCTTTCTCAGTATCAATAACAGCAACATATGCTCCGGCTTCAGGGTTAAATTTCCCCTTGTCCTGAATAAGCCCCACATATAAGATATTGTCACGAATAATTGCCACTCCGGGCTCAGGGTTTTTATCATTATTAACA includes the following:
- a CDS encoding YncE family protein, with the protein product MKKAVFMMATLLAVFCTSCKENNSEPLPDSGRMHFVHSVNVGDNTYVSLFKDLNVKQTQTANSQVFNKGAFSFAYKGKVYVSNTERLYKYTVVNGTLKQEGETMTFPSGALASFITFKSETKAYVSCIGLGKIIIINPSTMTKTGEIDLSSYSTGVVNNDKNPEPGVAIIRDNILYVGLIQDKGKFNPEAGAYVAVIDTEKDKPIKMIKDDRATMASSYSTEGSFFIDEKGDIYLYCVGMFGYNPALNEGFLRIQKGQTEFDKSYYFPIKNIALEGTSGKNASYIYTKVYWKNGKVYGFLNIPGYASNPPDYVKDKSMQPFEIDVYNKTVKRMEFGRTPGWAASVGISGDDVIFGMASDQGTGYYVYNAQKNTYEPLKIKTEGAPYMISHLD